One Setaria viridis chromosome 3, Setaria_viridis_v4.0, whole genome shotgun sequence DNA window includes the following coding sequences:
- the LOC117847678 gene encoding putative leucine-rich repeat receptor-like protein kinase At2g19210 isoform X1 — MTERMVATSWLLLIGLAAAAIAGVLQARAQPDNIGFISIDCGLPGTANSVDDATKLSYAPDAAFTDAGSNQNISVEYVTSTLAKRYLNVRSFPDGARNCYTLRSLVAGLKYLLRAEFRYGNYDGLNRPPIFDLYAGVNFWSRVNVSSPETVHRLEAIVVVPDEYVHVCLVNTGSGTPFISVLELRPLKSSLYPQANATQGLVLFARINFGHTNATDIVRYPDDPRDRLWLPLFDATLWDVMSTTDRVQNLNNDKFEAPSKVMQTAIIPRNASNNITFFWGSTPQPRDPTPGYIVIMHFSELHLLTGNAVREFFLETNDVVWRSSLGFRPDYLLSDAFYTTAPLPAAARYTVNINATANSTLPPFINAVEVYSVISTANAATDSSDVSAITAIKAKYRVKKNWAGDPCGPKTFAWDGLTCSYGISSHSRITGVNISFSGLDGDISSSFANLKAVQYLDLSHNNLTGSIPDALSQLPSLTVLDFTSNQLSGSIPIGLLKRIQDGSLTLRYGNNPNLCTNADSCKPPKGKSKLSIYIAVPVVLVLVIVSGVALFFLFMRRKKQGSTSTKNTVRPQNEPPMSYAPAPLPPGDVLEQSSLHLENRRFTYKELEMITNNFQHVLGRGGFGKVYNGFLEDGTQVAVKLRSQSSNQGVKEFLSEAQILTRIHHKNLVSMIGYCKDGQYMALVYEYMSEGTLRQQIAGNGRHGKRLTWRQRLRISLDSAQGLEYLHKGCNPPLIHRDVKATNILLNAKLEAKIADFGLSKVFNHDDETRISMNTLVGTPGYVDPEYQATVQPTTKSDVYSFGVVLLELVTGRQAILSDPDPTSIIQWVRRRLARGNIEDVVDTRMHGEYDVNSVWKVADIALKCTMQAPVQRPTMTDVVAQLQECLELEEGHRTGGGRRGSFYTGSNSDFDLGYNAYTTDSQSTDVSQTSIAFEMDHNFGKTSRMGGGPVAR; from the exons ATGACGGAAAGAATGGTGGCAACGTCGTGGCTGCTGCTTATCGGTCTCGCTGCCGCTGCCATCGCTGGGGTACTTCAAGCTCGAGCACAGCCCGACAACATTG GTTTCATCAGCATAGACTGTGGCCTGCCGGGGACGGCGAACTCCGTGGACGACGCCACCAAGCTGTCGTACGCCCCGGACGCCGCCTTCACCGACGCTGGTTCGAACCAGAACATCTCGGTCGAGTACGTCACGTCGACTCTCGCCAAGCGCTACCTCAACGTGCGCAGCTTCCCCGACGGCGCGCGCAACTGCTACACGCTCCGCTCCCTCGTGGCGGGGCTCAAGTACCTCCTCCGCGCCGAGTTCAGGTACGGCAACTACGACGGCCTCAACAGGCCGCCCATCTTCGACCTCTACGCCGGCGTCAACTTCTGGAGCAGGGTGAACGTCTCGAGCCCGGAAACCGTGCACAGGCTGGAGGCCATCGTCGTCGTGCCGGACGAGTACGTGCACGTTTGCCTGGTGAACACCGGTTCAGGAACGCCGTTCATCTCCGTGCTGGAGCTGAGGCCGCTCAAGAGCTCGCTCTACCCGCAAGCGAACGCGACGCAGGGCCTGGTCTTGTTCGCGAGGATCAACTTCGGGCACACCAATGCTACTGACATTGTCAG GTATCCTGATGATCCGCGGGACAGGTTATGGCTCCCTTTGTTCGACGCCACCCTCTGGGACGTGATGTCGACGACGGACAGGGTGCAGAACCTGAACAACGACAAATTCGAGGCGCCGTCCAAGGTGATGCAGACAGCGATCATCCCGCGCAACGCATCCAACAACATCACGTTCTTCTGGGGCTCCACGCCGCAGCCCAGGGACCCGACGCCGGGGTACATCGTCATCATGCACTTCTCCGAGCTCCATCTCCTGACCGGGAACGCCGTGCGCGAGTTCTTCCTCGAGACCAACGACGTGGTCTGGAGGTCCTCGCTTGGTTTCAGGCCAGACTACCTTTTGTCTGACGCCTTCTACACCACAGCTCCCTTGCCAGCCGCCGCTCGGTACACCGTCAACATCAACGCCACCGCCAACTCGACGCTCCCGCCTTTCATCAACGCCGTCGAGGTTTACTCCGTCATCTCCACCGCCAACGCCGCAACGGACTCCTCGGACG TATCTGCCATCACGGCCATCAAGGCCAAGTATCGGGTGAAGAAGAACTGGGCGGGTGACCCGTGTGGTCCGAAGACTTTCGCCTGGGATGGGTTGACTTGCAGTTATGGCATATCCAGTCATTCGAGAATCACCGGCGT aaatatatccTTTAGCGGCCTGGATGGCGATATATCATCTTCTTtcgcaaatctcaaggccgtcCAATATTT GGATCTGTCACATAACAACTTGACCGGCTCAATTCCGGACGCGCTTTCACAATTACCATCACTAACAGTTCT AGATTTCACAAGCAACCAGCTGAGTGGATCAATTCCCATTGGACTTCTCAAAAGAATTCAAGATGGCTCCCTAACTCTACG ATATGGCAATAACCCAAACCTTTGCACCAACGCCGATTCATGTAAGCCGCCAAAGGGGAAGAGCAAACTTTCCATCTACATTGCTGTCCCTGTAGTTCTGGTTCTGGTGATAGTATCAGGGGTAGCACTATTCTTTCTCTTCATGAGACGAAAAAAGCAAG GATCTACGTCGACGAAAAACACCGTGAGGCCTCAAAACGAACCACCGATGAGCTATGCACCAGCACCACTGCCACCAGGTGATGTGCTCGAGCAGAGCTCGTTGCACCTTGAGAACCGCAGGTTCACGTACAAGGAGCTGGAGATGATCACAAATAACTTCCAGCACGTGCTTGGTCGAGGAGGGTTCGGGAAAGTTTATAATGGCTTCTTGGAGGATGGCACTCAAGTGGCCGTCAAGCTGCGTTCTCAGTCTTCTAACCAGGGTGTCAAAGAGTTTCTCTCGGAG GCTCAGATCTTAACACGGATTCATCACAAGAACCTCGTTTCCATGATCGGTTACTGCAAGGATGGGCAGTACATGGCACTTGTATACGAGTACATGTCAGAAGGCACCCTACGACAGCAGATTGCAG GAAATGGCCGCCACGGAAAACGCTTAACCTGGAGGCAGAGGCTTCGAATTTCACTGGACTCAGCTCAAG GGTTGGAGTATCTTCACAAGGGGTGCAACCCACCTCTCATTCATAGGGACGTGAAGGCAACTAACATTCTATTGAATGCGAAACTGGAGGCCAAGATTGCTGACTTCGGCTTGTCCAAGGTTTTCAATCATGACGATGAAACTCGGATATCCATGAACACTCTCGTTGGTACACCCGGATACGTCGATCCAGA GTACCAGGCAACTGTGCAACCAACAACCAAGAGTGATGTTTACAGCTTTGGTGTTGTGCTGTTGGAGCTGGTCACAGGCAGGCAGGCCATCTTGTCCGACCCGGATCCTACCAGCATCATCCAATGGGTGCGGCGTCGCTTGGCACGAGGCAACATTGAGGACGTTGTTGACACGCGAATGCATGGAGAGTATGATGTCAATAGTGTGTGGAAGGTCGCTGATATTGCACTCAAGTGCACCATGCAAGCACCAGTGCAACGACCTACAATGACCGACGTGGTGGCGCAATTGCAGGAATGCCTCGAGCTCGAGGAGGGGCACCGCACTGGAGGTGGTAGAAGGGGCAGCTTCTATACCGGCAGCAACAGTGACTTCGACTTGGGCTATAATGCGTACACTACTGATAGCCAGTCAACTGACGTGAGCCAGACCAGCATCGCATTTGAGATGGATCATAACTTTGGGAAGACGTCAAGAATGGGTGGAGGTCCTGTTGCACGATAA
- the LOC117847678 gene encoding putative leucine-rich repeat receptor-like protein kinase At2g19210 isoform X2 — MTERMVATSWLLLIGLAAAAIAGVLQARAQPDNIGFISIDCGLPGTANSVDDATKLSYAPDAAFTDAGSNQNISVEYVTSTLAKRYLNVRSFPDGARNCYTLRSLVAGLKYLLRAEFRYGNYDGLNRPPIFDLYAGVNFWSRVNVSSPETVHRLEAIVVVPDEYVHVCLVNTGSGTPFISVLELRPLKSSLYPQANATQGLVLFARINFGHTNATDIVRYPDDPRDRLWLPLFDATLWDVMSTTDRVQNLNNDKFEAPSKVMQTAIIPRNASNNITFFWGSTPQPRDPTPGYIVIMHFSELHLLTGNAVREFFLETNDVVWRSSLGFRPDYLLSDAFYTTAPLPAAARYTVNINATANSTLPPFINAVEVYSVISTANAATDSSDVSAITAIKAKYRVKKNWAGDPCGPKTFAWDGLTCSYGISSHSRITGVDLSHNNLTGSIPDALSQLPSLTVLDFTSNQLSGSIPIGLLKRIQDGSLTLRYGNNPNLCTNADSCKPPKGKSKLSIYIAVPVVLVLVIVSGVALFFLFMRRKKQGSTSTKNTVRPQNEPPMSYAPAPLPPGDVLEQSSLHLENRRFTYKELEMITNNFQHVLGRGGFGKVYNGFLEDGTQVAVKLRSQSSNQGVKEFLSEAQILTRIHHKNLVSMIGYCKDGQYMALVYEYMSEGTLRQQIAGNGRHGKRLTWRQRLRISLDSAQGLEYLHKGCNPPLIHRDVKATNILLNAKLEAKIADFGLSKVFNHDDETRISMNTLVGTPGYVDPEYQATVQPTTKSDVYSFGVVLLELVTGRQAILSDPDPTSIIQWVRRRLARGNIEDVVDTRMHGEYDVNSVWKVADIALKCTMQAPVQRPTMTDVVAQLQECLELEEGHRTGGGRRGSFYTGSNSDFDLGYNAYTTDSQSTDVSQTSIAFEMDHNFGKTSRMGGGPVAR, encoded by the exons ATGACGGAAAGAATGGTGGCAACGTCGTGGCTGCTGCTTATCGGTCTCGCTGCCGCTGCCATCGCTGGGGTACTTCAAGCTCGAGCACAGCCCGACAACATTG GTTTCATCAGCATAGACTGTGGCCTGCCGGGGACGGCGAACTCCGTGGACGACGCCACCAAGCTGTCGTACGCCCCGGACGCCGCCTTCACCGACGCTGGTTCGAACCAGAACATCTCGGTCGAGTACGTCACGTCGACTCTCGCCAAGCGCTACCTCAACGTGCGCAGCTTCCCCGACGGCGCGCGCAACTGCTACACGCTCCGCTCCCTCGTGGCGGGGCTCAAGTACCTCCTCCGCGCCGAGTTCAGGTACGGCAACTACGACGGCCTCAACAGGCCGCCCATCTTCGACCTCTACGCCGGCGTCAACTTCTGGAGCAGGGTGAACGTCTCGAGCCCGGAAACCGTGCACAGGCTGGAGGCCATCGTCGTCGTGCCGGACGAGTACGTGCACGTTTGCCTGGTGAACACCGGTTCAGGAACGCCGTTCATCTCCGTGCTGGAGCTGAGGCCGCTCAAGAGCTCGCTCTACCCGCAAGCGAACGCGACGCAGGGCCTGGTCTTGTTCGCGAGGATCAACTTCGGGCACACCAATGCTACTGACATTGTCAG GTATCCTGATGATCCGCGGGACAGGTTATGGCTCCCTTTGTTCGACGCCACCCTCTGGGACGTGATGTCGACGACGGACAGGGTGCAGAACCTGAACAACGACAAATTCGAGGCGCCGTCCAAGGTGATGCAGACAGCGATCATCCCGCGCAACGCATCCAACAACATCACGTTCTTCTGGGGCTCCACGCCGCAGCCCAGGGACCCGACGCCGGGGTACATCGTCATCATGCACTTCTCCGAGCTCCATCTCCTGACCGGGAACGCCGTGCGCGAGTTCTTCCTCGAGACCAACGACGTGGTCTGGAGGTCCTCGCTTGGTTTCAGGCCAGACTACCTTTTGTCTGACGCCTTCTACACCACAGCTCCCTTGCCAGCCGCCGCTCGGTACACCGTCAACATCAACGCCACCGCCAACTCGACGCTCCCGCCTTTCATCAACGCCGTCGAGGTTTACTCCGTCATCTCCACCGCCAACGCCGCAACGGACTCCTCGGACG TATCTGCCATCACGGCCATCAAGGCCAAGTATCGGGTGAAGAAGAACTGGGCGGGTGACCCGTGTGGTCCGAAGACTTTCGCCTGGGATGGGTTGACTTGCAGTTATGGCATATCCAGTCATTCGAGAATCACCGGCGT GGATCTGTCACATAACAACTTGACCGGCTCAATTCCGGACGCGCTTTCACAATTACCATCACTAACAGTTCT AGATTTCACAAGCAACCAGCTGAGTGGATCAATTCCCATTGGACTTCTCAAAAGAATTCAAGATGGCTCCCTAACTCTACG ATATGGCAATAACCCAAACCTTTGCACCAACGCCGATTCATGTAAGCCGCCAAAGGGGAAGAGCAAACTTTCCATCTACATTGCTGTCCCTGTAGTTCTGGTTCTGGTGATAGTATCAGGGGTAGCACTATTCTTTCTCTTCATGAGACGAAAAAAGCAAG GATCTACGTCGACGAAAAACACCGTGAGGCCTCAAAACGAACCACCGATGAGCTATGCACCAGCACCACTGCCACCAGGTGATGTGCTCGAGCAGAGCTCGTTGCACCTTGAGAACCGCAGGTTCACGTACAAGGAGCTGGAGATGATCACAAATAACTTCCAGCACGTGCTTGGTCGAGGAGGGTTCGGGAAAGTTTATAATGGCTTCTTGGAGGATGGCACTCAAGTGGCCGTCAAGCTGCGTTCTCAGTCTTCTAACCAGGGTGTCAAAGAGTTTCTCTCGGAG GCTCAGATCTTAACACGGATTCATCACAAGAACCTCGTTTCCATGATCGGTTACTGCAAGGATGGGCAGTACATGGCACTTGTATACGAGTACATGTCAGAAGGCACCCTACGACAGCAGATTGCAG GAAATGGCCGCCACGGAAAACGCTTAACCTGGAGGCAGAGGCTTCGAATTTCACTGGACTCAGCTCAAG GGTTGGAGTATCTTCACAAGGGGTGCAACCCACCTCTCATTCATAGGGACGTGAAGGCAACTAACATTCTATTGAATGCGAAACTGGAGGCCAAGATTGCTGACTTCGGCTTGTCCAAGGTTTTCAATCATGACGATGAAACTCGGATATCCATGAACACTCTCGTTGGTACACCCGGATACGTCGATCCAGA GTACCAGGCAACTGTGCAACCAACAACCAAGAGTGATGTTTACAGCTTTGGTGTTGTGCTGTTGGAGCTGGTCACAGGCAGGCAGGCCATCTTGTCCGACCCGGATCCTACCAGCATCATCCAATGGGTGCGGCGTCGCTTGGCACGAGGCAACATTGAGGACGTTGTTGACACGCGAATGCATGGAGAGTATGATGTCAATAGTGTGTGGAAGGTCGCTGATATTGCACTCAAGTGCACCATGCAAGCACCAGTGCAACGACCTACAATGACCGACGTGGTGGCGCAATTGCAGGAATGCCTCGAGCTCGAGGAGGGGCACCGCACTGGAGGTGGTAGAAGGGGCAGCTTCTATACCGGCAGCAACAGTGACTTCGACTTGGGCTATAATGCGTACACTACTGATAGCCAGTCAACTGACGTGAGCCAGACCAGCATCGCATTTGAGATGGATCATAACTTTGGGAAGACGTCAAGAATGGGTGGAGGTCCTGTTGCACGATAA